Proteins encoded in a region of the Zea mays cultivar B73 chromosome 4, Zm-B73-REFERENCE-NAM-5.0, whole genome shotgun sequence genome:
- the LOC100274649 gene encoding uncharacterized protein isoform X1: MIQGRWRGSKMTGRLGVIQPARSSIRNKFEWPRLRSRSVDPVVQIGRNFTPVGEQSPTSSPTTPTKTGGSRARVTEISVITVSDSGVPCLTFGSRNASFLLEVPLGVAASLPDEGHIGGRAVDSGVMIEERLNLVIHAC, translated from the exons ATGATTCAG GGTCGATGGCGTGGATCGAAAATGACCGGGCGCCTTGGCGTCATCCAACCAGCGCGGAGCTCCATCCGCAACAAATTCGAGTGGCCTCGCCTCCGGTCCCGGTCAGTAGACCCGGTCGTGCAGATCGGCAGGAACTTCACCCCCGTCGGTGAGCAGTCACCGACTTCATCTCCAACGACTCCGACGAAGACAGGCGGCTCCAGAGCGCGCGTCACGGAGATCTCCGTCATCACCGTGTCCGACAGCGGGGTCCCATGCCTCACGTTTGGGTCCAGGAATGCGTCTTTCCTCTTGGAGGTGCCACTCGGCGTCGCTGCCTCGCTCCCCGATGAGGGCCACATTGGGGGTCGTGCAGTTGATAGCGGTGTCATGATCGAGGAGCGCTTGAATCTTGTCATACACGCCTGCTAG
- the LOC100279894 gene encoding uncharacterized protein LOC100279894 — MCMLCAVQRWSRRVATMLPWLVVPLIAIWAATQLLLPAAYRLEVTSPRLACVSVLLLTLFWYEILLPRLSLWRARRSARLREERRAHALELHKLRKIATRRCRNCSNPYREQNPGGGKFMCSYCGHVSKRPVLDLNSTGKASSRWPCAQDCGDWLDLRCSASPSTSFWGFSWHLLLSFFTTTVRWLLRKTFRFTSSGDGEGLGPDGKRLAKAGDNGGKAEESRVEKARRKAEEKRLARLEREMLEEEERKQREEMTKLVEERRRLRDEKAAAEERSKSATPVGEKDARKEAERRRQERRKKEDKGPSKSNSDCEDIDRRLGREGDMKRAFDRKIESDRREGYKPHYFEANNRSNKTVESRAKYFGRMTGGFLSSSRGFGGGSFFGRSIQAPAPQVNKVSRPIVPATDQGNAAKRDVQHASTQAAAKSTSAGETRNSWTNFNRPVSPNVQPAPTSFKKSWHQLFSRSASVSPCPDATTSARDTNQKPEPNGAQLSNAYTFLFQYPPLDSKPSSSQSMQFPGFPPLNGAPPNKPLPHFPAGHMPFYDDAESVVFEDPEQFEDPCYDPDAIALLGPVSESLDNFPPDLDCGFISSDVVKESHGRPSPIESPLSRSRMVEENPIKPLHLLVAKRPGGPIQPEASSEQRTWQMWSTPLVHESLGLQGHQSQWLQQTNQLNYSANVFNGRTNAPLGTGLNDSDPWLQKAPFKQLPPDTPSLFLPHEIPGKLHNDLVFGSPNKSAREHPFGSPGPSWPKEELSLSGAQEGGGHFSLLSGAHVGGSGDLFCSTSPDVQSLVWSFNEKETA; from the exons ATGTGTATGCTCTGCGCCGTGCAGCGCTGGTCGCGGCGCGTCGCCACCATGCTCCCGTGGCTCGTCGTCCCGCTCATTGCCATCTGGGCTGCTACCCAGCTACTCCTCCCGGCCGCCTACCGCTTGGAGGTCACCTCCCCGCGCCTCGCCTGTGTCTCCGTCCTCCTCCTCACCCTCTTCTGGTATGAGATCCTCCTCCCGCGGCTCTCCCTCTGGCGCGCTCGTCGCTCCGCGCGCCTCCGGGAGGAGcgccgcgcccacgccctcgagcTCCACAAGCTCCGCAAGATTGCCACCCGACGCTGCCGCAACTGCAGCAACCCCTACAGGGAGCAGAACCCCGGCGGCGGCAAGTTCATGTGCTCCTACTGCGGCCACGTCTCCAAGCGCCCCGTGCTCGACCTTAATTCGACCGGGAAGGCCTCCTCCAGGTGGCCCTGCGCTCAAGATTGTGGAGACTGGCTCGACCTGCGCTGCTCTGCCAGCCCCAGTACCTCCTTCTGGGGGTTCTCATGGCACCTACTGTTGTCGTTTTTTACAACAACAGTGAGGTGGCTCTTGAGGAAGACATTCAGATTTACATCGTCAGGTGACGGTGAGGGCTTGGGCCCAGATGGTAAGAGGTTGGCAAAGGCAGGGGATAATGGAGGAAAAGCTGAGGAGAGCAGGGTCGAGAAGGCGAGGAGGAAGGCAGAGGAGAAGAGGCTGGCAAGGCTGGAGAGGGAAATGCTGGAGGAGGAAGAAAGGAAGCAGCGGGAAGAGATGACAAAGCTGGTGGAGGAACGCAGGAGACTGAGGGATGAGAAAGCTGCGGCAGAGGAGCGGTCCAAAAGCGCTACCCCTGTTGGGGAGAAGGATGCTAGGAAGGAGGCAGAGAGGCGGCGCCaggagaggaggaagaaagagGACAAGGGGCCAAGCAAGAGTAATTCAGATTGTGAGGACATTGATAGACGGTTGGGCCGAGAAGGCGACATGAAGCGGGCCTTCGATAGAAAGATTGAGTCTGACAGACGTGAGGGTTACAAGCCTCATTACTTTGAAGCTAACAATCGTAGTAATAAGACAGTGGAGAGCAGGGCAAAGTACTTTGGCCGTATGACGGGTGGTTTCTTATCTTCGTCAAGAGGGTTTGGTGGTGGTTCCTTCTTTGGCAGAAGTATCCAGGCCCCTGCCCCTCAAGTTAACAAGGTTAGTAGACCCATAGTTCCTGCAACTGACCAGGGCAATGCAGCCAAAAGGGATGTCCAACATGCATCCACACAAGCTGCAGCCAAATCTACTTCAGCTGGGGAAACCAGAAATTCATGGACTAATTTTAATCGACCG GTCAGCCCAAATGTGCAGCCAGCCCCTACCAGCTTTAAAAAGTCATGGCATCAGCTGTTTAGTCGTTCAGCATCAGTCTCCCCTTGTCCTGATGCTACAACTTCAGCTCGTGATACGAATCAGAAGCCAGAGCCAAATGGAGCGCAACTAAGCAATGCTTATACATTCCTCTTTCAGTACCCTCCTCTTGACAGCAAGCCAAGTTCGAGCCAGTCCATGCAATTTCCAGGTTTTCCACCGCTTAATGGAGCACCTCCCAATAAGCCACTACCTCATTTTCCTGCTGGACATATGCCATTCTATGATGATGCAGAATCTGTGGTATTTGAAGATCCAGAACAGTTTGAGGACCCATGCTATGATCCCGATGCAATCGCATTGCTTGGGCCAGTTTCAGAGTCTTTAGATAATTTCCCTCCAGACTTGGATTGTGGATTCATCTCGAGTGATGTTGTCAAGGAATCACATGGGAGGCCTTCACCAATTGAGTCTCCTCTCTCTAGGTCTCGTATGGTTGAAGAAAATCCTATCAAGCCCCTGCACTTGTTAGTTGCAAAAAGGCCTGGTGGTCCTATTCAGCCTGAGGCTAGCAGTGAGCAACGCACATGGCAAATGTGGAGCACACCATTGGTTCATGAAAGTTTAGGTCTCCAAGGTCATCAAAGTCAGTGGCTTCAACAGACAAATCAATTAAACTATAGTGCCAATGTTTTCAATGGCAGAACAAACGCCCCCCTGGGTACTGGTTTGAATGACAGTGATCCTTGGCTGCAGAAAGCACCTTTCAAGCAATTGCCACCTGATACTCCAAGCCTGTTCCTTCCACATGAAATACCAGGGAAATTACACAACGACTTGGTTTTTGGGTCTCCAAACAAATCAGCACGTGAACACCCCTTTGGATCACCTGGTCCTTCTTGGCCCAA GGAGGAACTGTCGTTGAGTGGAGCCCAGGAAGGTGGTGGCCATTTTTCATTGCTGTCGGGCGCACATGTTGGCGGCAGCGGAGACTTATTTTGCTCCACAAGTCCTGATGTGCAGTCCTTGGTGTGGTCTTTCAACGAAAAGGAGACAGCATAG
- the LOC100141385 gene encoding CBL-interacting protein kinase: protein MESTGKILMERYEVGRLLGKGTFGKVHYAKNLESNESVAIKMMDKDKVLKAGLSEQIRREITTMRLVAHKNIVELHEVMATRNNIYFVMEYVKGGELFDKIGKSGKLTEAAAHKYFQQLIGAVDYCHSRGVYHRDLKPENLLLDENENLKVSDFGLSALSESKGQDGLLHTTCGTPAYVAPEVISKTGYDGAKSDIWSCGVVLFVLVAGYLPFRAPNMMEMYRKIQNGDFRCPSWFSHKLKKLLYKILDPSPDTRISVQKIKESTWFRKGPVETRTVKEKILSENDTTNAAPAVAMRRKKNVHEDVKPPTVTSLNAFEIISFSTGLDLSGLFIRKECKKETRFTSDKGAVSIISKLEDVAKALNLRVRKKDNGVVKIQGRKVGRKGVLEFDTEIFEITASYHLIEMKQTGGDSLEYKKLLEEDIRPALKDIVWAWHGDDQQQK, encoded by the coding sequence ATGGAGTCGACAGGAAAGATTTTGATGGAGCGGTATGAGGTGGGGAGGCTACTGGGGAAAGGCACATTTGGCAAGGTGCACTACGCAAAGAATCTTGAGTCCAACGAGAGTGTTGCCATTAAGATGATGGACAAGGACAAAGTGCTCAAGGCCGGGCTTTCGGAGCAGATAAGGCGGGAGATCACAACGATGCGGTTGGTGGCTCATAAGAACATTGTTGAGCTTCATGAGGTCATGGCGACGCGGAACAACATCTACTTTGTCATGGAGTATGTGAAAGGCGGAGAGCTCTTTGACAAGATTGGCAAGAGTGGCAAGCTCACAGAGGCCGCTGCACACAAGTACTTCCAGCAGCTCATTGGTGCGGTGGATTACTGCCACAGCCGAGGTGTGTATCACCGGGACTTGAAGCCTGAGAACCTTCTGTTGGATGAGAATGAGAACCTCAAGGTCTCAGATTTTGGACTGAGTGCACTTTCAGAATCCAAGGGGCAAGATGGCTTACTCCACACCACCTGTGGGACTCCAGCATATGTAGCTCCAGAGGTGATCAGCAAGACAGGCTATGATGGGGCAAAGTCAGACATCTGGTCCTGTGGTGTTGTTCTATTTGTACTAGTTGCTGGTTATCTTCCTTTCCGGGCCCCAAACATGATGGAGATGTATCGCAAGATACAGAATGGTGATTTCAGGTGCCCTAGTTGGTTTTCACACAAACTCAAGAAGCTCTTGTACAAGATCCTCGACCCCAGCCCAGACACAAGAATTTCAGTGCAGAAGATAAAAGAGTCTACCTGGTTTCGAAAAGGCCCTGTGGAGACCCGTACAGTAAAGGAGAAAATTCTGAGTGAGAATGACACCACAAATGCTGCTCCAGCCGTTGCTATGAGGCGCAAGAAGAATGTTCATGAAGACGTGAAGCCCCCGACTGTCACAAGCTTAAACGCctttgaaattatatctttctccACAGGATTGGACCTCTCTGGCCTATTTATCAGAAAGGAGTGTAAGAAGGAGACGCGGTTCACTTCTGATAAGGGTGCCGTGTCCATCATCTCGAAGCTTGAAGATGTTGCAAAAGCACTGAATCTCAGGGTAAGGAAGAAGGACAATGGTGTTGTCAAGATTCAGGGGAGGAAGGTGGGGAGGAAGGGTGTCCTGGAGTTCGACACTGAAATATTTGAGATCACGGCATCCTACCACCTCATCGAGATGAAACAAACGGGCGGTGATTCACTTGAGTACAAGAAACTGTTGGAAGAGGACATCCGGCCAGCACTGAAGGACATAGTCTGGGCCTGGCATGGAGATGACCAGCAACAAAAGTAG